A region of Procambarus clarkii isolate CNS0578487 chromosome 48, FALCON_Pclarkii_2.0, whole genome shotgun sequence DNA encodes the following proteins:
- the LOC138350923 gene encoding uncharacterized protein, whose translation MPPRNSFFFSEFFLGIFWLSLQQELEPTTLGPVRKALRRAFLAYLLLWDFHVFRDDASAMTVCARPRLPAAYYSITALQNVAVTATWYTTSRAVQPAARIAILSSMLAAQAVALLLLALSYLYCSSLLPSWPRNKTSALTRTASLVTPCVKPQAPPSTDTHDRNSYVDFKEVEGEEFEVNKDTRDEEHSTREVVTPKKAIPPMAHSTPRTPIPLAPRLMTAHLPPTMFSFSHDILPLRLAKSERSSTDNGSFNSRNTNTLPTQLPPEYNLRRAHGSFSDSFSSLSCGTISRTNATVRTVVTHDPRAQRTPPPFAKQTFASHSSCRSGYCHCIIII comes from the exons atgccgccgcgg aatTCTTTTTTTTTCTCGGAATTTTTTCTCGGAATTTTCTGGCTCAGTCTCCAGCAGGAGTTAGAACCCACCACGCTGGGTCCAGTTCGCAAGGCTCTCCGTCGAGCTTTCCTCGCCTATCTCCTGCTGTGGGATTTTCATGTGTTTCGAGATGATGCCTCCGCCATGACAGTGTGCGCCCGTCCTAGACTCCCCGCCGCGTACTACTCGATCACCGCGCTCCAGAATGTAGCGGTTACCGCTACTTGGTACACTACCAGCAGAGCCGTGCAGCCTGCAGCCCGTATTGCCATTCTCTCCTCCATGCTGGCTGCTCAAGCTGTGGCTCTGTTACTCTTGGCATTATCATACCTCTACTGCTCTTCGCTCCTGCCCTCTTGGCCTCGTAACAAGACCTCCGCCCTCACCAGGACGGCTTCACTAGTCACCCCCTGTGTCAAGCCTCAAGCCCCACCCTCTACTGACACCCACGATCGCAACAGCTACGTGGACTTTAAGGAAGTCGAAGGCGAGGAGTTCGAGGTTAATAAGGATACTAGAGACGAAGAGCATTCTACCAGAGAGGTAGTTACACCCAAAAAAGCAATACCACCCATGGCCCACTCGACACCTCGCACGCCCATACCACTTGCTCCTCGTCTCATGACAgctcatctcccacccaccatgtTCAGCTTCTCCCATGACATCCTGCCACTGCGATTGGCCAAATCCGAGCGTTCCTCCACCGACAACGGCTCCTTTAATTCACGTAACACAAATACGCTGccaacacagttgccaccagagtataACCTCCGCAGAGCTCATGGATCCTTCTCCGATAGCTTCAGCTCACTATCCTGTGGCACCATCAGTCGTACCAACGCTACAGTGAGAACCGTAGTGACCCATGACCCCAGAGCTCAACGAACTCCGCCTCCCTTCGCTAAACAGACATTTGCTTCGCATTCGTCTTGCAGGAGCGGATATTGCcactgtataataataatataa